AGGAGTCTCCTCGGAATCATCCTCGGCCGGCTCTTGCTCGGGCTCGCCGTCCTCGTCCTCGTGCGGCGCTTGCATGTCCGAGAGCATGTCCGTCTGCGCGACCTCGTGTTCAGCCTGCTTCTTCGGCTTCCTGGTCCGCGGTTTCTTCGCCACGATTACGCCCCCACCTCGTTGGCGACCCAGGCGAGGTACGGCGCGTGTCCCCCAGAGACCGCGACCACGAGTATCTCGGGTACAGCGTATGGATGCAGCTCGACCGCGCGCGCCTCGAGCGCTTGCGCTCGCTGCTGAACAGTCTTCAGAATCACCATCGCCTCGTCGTCCCGCTGAAGCTCGCCATCCCACCAGTACATCGACACGATGTTGGGCACCACGCTGGCGCACGCCGCCAGCCGCTCGGACACGAGAGTCAGGGCAAGAGTCTCTGCCGTCTCGGCGTCGGGCGCGGTCATGATCACGGTTACGACATCGGTAGGCTTTATAGTCATTGATCAGTACGAGGTGGCGTCCGCCGCTTCTTCGGAGTACAGCTCGTCGATCAGGGAGTCGAGCCGTTCTTGAACAACCCCTCTCTTGACCTTCAGGGAGGGCGTAAGGAAGCCGTTTTCGATAGTGAACTCCTCTTCGAGAAGCGCAATTTTCTTAGGCCTCTCGAACGAGGCCAGGTCGGAGAGCATACCGAACACCTCGCGCTCGATGTGCCCTAGCACCGCGGCCGAGCTCACGAGCTCCGCCCGATCGCTCCACGAAACGCCGTTCTCGCTCGCCCATGCCTCGAGTGGACCAAAGGCCGGCACGACGAGCAGACAACAGTACCGCCGACGGTCACCGATCAT
This Gemmatimonadota bacterium DNA region includes the following protein-coding sequences:
- a CDS encoding divalent-cation tolerance protein CutA codes for the protein MTIKPTDVVTVIMTAPDAETAETLALTLVSERLAACASVVPNIVSMYWWDGELQRDDEAMVILKTVQQRAQALEARAVELHPYAVPEILVVAVSGGHAPYLAWVANEVGA